One region of Chryseobacterium muglaense genomic DNA includes:
- a CDS encoding DUF3822 family protein has protein sequence MSILNLLFTKDGLIYQIIKNKSVLEEKSYFVDEESPKNFIAGKLEDILIKQRYDEISVVSALNHFTLMPEGFESHDSGYDLIAFNAPVDKENEELMLSVNKKFKLQFYYTFPGEFYNTIKDIAVPVKFNFSGEKFLNSINNKNNKEIHINLYHHQCEFFAISNKKIILYNNLDVNSEVDFLYFVMFTLSKIGFGINDTHFYVYGETTENETFISELQKFVKNLKVVYDNIPNKNFILN, from the coding sequence ATGAGCATACTAAATTTACTTTTTACCAAAGACGGGCTGATCTACCAAATTATCAAAAACAAAAGTGTTTTGGAAGAGAAGTCTTATTTCGTAGATGAAGAATCTCCGAAGAATTTTATCGCAGGAAAACTAGAAGATATCTTAATTAAACAAAGATATGACGAAATTTCTGTAGTCTCTGCGCTGAATCATTTCACCTTAATGCCTGAAGGTTTTGAAAGTCATGACTCCGGGTATGATCTGATTGCTTTCAATGCGCCTGTAGATAAAGAGAATGAAGAACTGATGCTTTCTGTAAACAAAAAGTTTAAACTACAGTTTTACTATACTTTTCCTGGAGAGTTTTATAATACAATAAAAGACATCGCAGTTCCGGTAAAATTTAATTTCTCGGGAGAAAAGTTTTTAAACTCGATTAATAACAAAAATAATAAAGAAATCCATATTAACCTTTATCACCATCAATGTGAGTTTTTTGCGATTTCAAATAAAAAAATCATCTTATACAATAACCTGGATGTTAATTCGGAGGTAGATTTTCTGTATTTTGTAATGTTTACCTTAAGTAAAATTGGTTTCGGAATCAACGATACCCATTTTTATGTGTATGGCGAAACTACAGAAAATGAAACATTTATTTCAGAACTTCAGAAGTTTGTAAAGAACCTTAAAGTTGTTTACGATAATATTCCTAATAAGAATTTCATCCTTAATTAA